One region of Molothrus aeneus isolate 106 chromosome 1, BPBGC_Maene_1.0, whole genome shotgun sequence genomic DNA includes:
- the ICE1 gene encoding little elongation complex subunit 1: MMPGETPPPPAGTAAAGRACANCGVLQQNMNEYVAALIALKQKIIDGDRLLTEYQQKCTELQFAEREISALRCQVEKMLQKILPLEKCQEELGSLKAELEEKKNSLKIYQETQLEYVKIKEEILNSDAVRKKLETKVKKLEEAATKHTQDFRQLKTEKKRLEKELKKAQGKLDGVIKEKCRKFKHAETQSSSEDLATYIDKGRAMFLLEQLRMCIDSAKGKRENEKNDPVLDTIQIHQKIRKSDGKTLPWCSSGESAVKQNSVTAMIIQTSTEPFGDDCAVNRTTEEQLHSGEDKNVDVIIQTGREHSTSGFSSQEQRDPGGNVMDILNWARPLPALLSPVQLSPLTTQDMFLGEVTGSSDEEDDCSTSALEDILQEDQVQPLSCNVISPGDEYNRQCKSCEHGFDAEISLNLSWNEKNIHISPKMSRKERDAERKQAEGATLMTNMVTNKYCLEENSGDVETENRKLTGATAHKSEDMEEQKGDGEDMNSEEGDSSVDFMLQSFKCQNQIEKCSVVEQTEENVTLIRAVDNEGTHEKCGELVNVERDKLVAQREASREASVLRSVSHFLSKQCIVLQREDAEEKSDELIENEVVENKSKNAVKLTNMTGAIEISAHSQCSEIKYDSEEILEKQHMHTKDKVNRECEPETVQVSRHYLPVSATEGIRTLSVFPNDEHLKIEDMNITRAPTPELPMKFNRGSVLEIAELSELLHSAENVKLVDIKEVVGLQSKPHHEEDGSNLSQRKSNLENILSLSKTACIIGAESSVAKCGSSALDFTEVKGEIKQSENLCKTLECGQSKSQNFRLFESLETEVRVNPEDCGGEISELLARGDTIESILRESNPISQEQCAKPLTQLLITEDFKCDEIKGKLNKQSKELVTETCFSSLKQEKNVLKKNDILEIICHPTSEMEYRSGLAFSTQKALEKCCTNNEETNSPVQVGIGLESTRSPDLNFSLQKVVSFLETNLAGKAAFSCTWENKGHTDSIMSSIFNCSSDNLEEGAEILSTEQFNMGKDPGCPEREYVHKNEEKTSDKEQSVDKEPQASVKSQIIYANPYKKNAFLQKFDCQESGCRTSTWKVRTGPSRIYSLTGGRESKELNSFVGSGKNAIINCKSDFDMPEQSNDSEEKDCSIQKVKYMKCSECVPMFRNKLRASSRIALGALETGAIVDADYQVRELHSMMHPGSTFTVSHLKADTVVGMNSQCEPNNSGDSANEWSSVTGESCPEDSASWKTECILVTSENTESANELMQSNIAGCISHNEESLLKSGTSKESLVTPNASKNRLPLCKMLNRFSENCRLTVKTSKLNARMLALGNFLEENDFAKLQSNGKQGLLHSVDTGVSVFEEYNNNNQTAYNTGESSTDVIIDSGTKKILLNYLPSPALSDVRCSCQTVGQLSEPQKTVLEKLHMVESESSALKKSNKWKCKEQEPSEILTVSAKTTAQVMHTKLSKKLFQGKRKTKTLKVTQPVLANANTSVAKKCSSEMINKIREEIGPPLPPLLLPLIATPPKTACTVSPVMSSTGQFSLLSPLDDLISPLCKTPVLPLMSPLTDTPAVKSAILFSPPSPSEMAVGRRICSSPLKFCTSIPKHALPIPGRFPLFAAVSAGPGALQENSVKILDTMYPELSARARTLNILKGNIQPNRCTSSDSQSFPGPVPQVGGFKAIASTSTAFVKAGSNLKSDSGKDVQNQQFFSNHLGKRTLLQVSMPRSAKRLRLESEPPRMEPSDVTAVRNTKNTISEMQEAFHGISYEISDSSQCSNLEESLPVKKDSECQKVSLALEKVAESCFDLLPVIKGHVYVGNISKIPVMRDEEREVVYEFGIKNKHLAESLLCVILNKLKAQKNAPNYNFSQALCRLYAGICRQLGDLERARLFCYSLLKEDYPDSEKLILFVTNVWSDIFVFQGAINKAMQLVIRKSASNEMLACLSAYLNWEKSSSLDAGIMVSNLLLEMQSCTKVEFHLSEQYGEDLSEDAWQYIFAVDLLCSHMKWDWTHDNVISKVLWPSMDNWIKKRKGHEIAQSIRDSVIALTLRLIGRLGQIGLKEGYLAAVKNISSVIGLFVQHAKEEAIPWGVQLAAVYSLCDLGSSNPEGIVEAIHTWRAKVHDNIPSAITDGIAEITSLCEMELN, encoded by the exons AGCTTCAATTTGCTGAACG AGAGATCTCTGCTCTTCGTTGCCAAGTGGAGAAGATGTTACAGAAAATTCTGCCTCTGGAAAAATGTCAGGAAGAGTTGGGTTCCTTGAAGGCAgagttggaagaaaaaaag AATTCTCTCAAGATTTATCAGGAGACCCAACTGGAATATgttaaaattaaagaagaaatattaaacaGTGATGCTGT gagAAAGAAACTGGAAACTAAAGTGAAAAAACTTGAAG AGGCTGCAACAAAGCATACACAGGACTTCAGACAActaaaaactgaaaagaaaaggcttGAAAAGGAGCTGAAAAAAGCACAA GGAAAACTTGATGGTGTAATTAAAGAGAAGTGCAGAAAAT TTAAACATGCAGAAACTCAGAGTTCAAGTGAAGATCTTGCAACGTATATAGACAAAG gAAGAGCGATGTTCTTATTAGAACAACTCCGGATGTGCATTGACagtgcaaaaggaaaaagagagaatgagaaaaatgaTCCTGTGTTAG aCACCATACAAATCCACCAAAAGATCAGGAAGAGTGATGGCAAAACACTACCTTGGTGTTCTTCAGGGGAAAGTGCTGTAAAGCAAAATTCTGTAACAGCGATGATAATTCAAACAAGTACTGAGCCCTTTGGAGATGATTGTGCTGTGAACAGGACTACTGAAGAACAACTTCACAGTGGTGAGGATAAAAATGTAGATGTGATAATACAGacagggagggagcacagcactTCAGGCTTCTCCAGTCAGGAGCAGAGAGACCCAGGTGGAAATGTGATGGATATATTGAACTGGGCCAGACCTCTTCCTGCTCTACTTTCTCCAGTACAGCTTTCACCACTGACTACACAG GATATGTTCTTGGGAGAAGTCACAGGTTCCAGTGATGAAGAAGATGATTGCAGTACTTCTGCACTGGAGGATATTTTACAAGAAGACCAAGTTCAGCCTCTGAGTTGTAATGTAATCAGTCCTGGTGATGAGTATAACAGACAGTGCAAATCATGTGAGCATGGTTTTGATGCAGAAATCTCACTTAATCTGAGTTGGAATGAAAAGAATATTCATATCAGTCCTAAGATGTcaaggaaggagagagatgCTGAAAGAAAGCAAGCTGAAGGTGCTACTCTAATGACAAACATGGTAACTAACAAATATTGTTTGGAGGAGAATTCTGGGGATGTGGAAACTGAGAACAGAAAACTAACTGGAGCAACAGCACACAAATCGGAAGACATGGAAGAACAGAAAGGAGATGGTGAGGACATGAACAGTGAAGAGGGAGATTCTTCAGTAGATTTTATGTTACAAAGTTTCAAGTGTCAGAATCAGATAGAAAAATGTAGTGTGGTAGAGCAAACAGAGGAGAATGTAACCTTAATTAGAGCTGTTGATAATGAGGGTACACATGAAAAATGTGGTGAATTAGTAAATGTAGAGAGAGATAAATTAGTAGCACAGAGAGAAGCTTCCAGAGAAGCATCTGTTCTGCGGAGTGTTTCTCATTTCCTATCTAAGCAATGCATTGTGCTTCAAAGAGAAGATGCTGAGGAAAAATCTGATGAGTTGATAGAAAATGAAGTAgttgaaaataaatcaaaaaatgCAGTCAAATTAACTAATATGACTGGAGCTATTGAGATCTCTGCACACTCTCAGtgctctgaaataaaatatgacagtgaaGAGATTCTGGAGAAACAACATATgcacacaaaagacaaagtgaaCAGAGAATGTGAACCAGAGACTGTTCAAGTCTCTAGGCATTATTTACCTGTATCTGCTACTGAAGGAATCAGAACTTTGTCAGTCTTTCCAAATGATGAACACCTCAAAATTGAAGACATGAATATAACCAGAGCTCCAACTCCTGAACTACCTATGAAATTTAACAGAGGAAGTGTTCTAGAAATAGCTGAATTGTCAGAGCTACTCCATAGTGCAGAAAATGTAAAACTAGTAGATATAAAGGAGGTGGTAGGTTTACAAAGCAAACCACATCACGAGGAAGATGGTAGTAATTTATCTCAAAGGAAGTCAAACTTAGAAAATATACTTTCACTATCAAAGACAGCATGCATTATTGGTGCAGAAAGCAGTGTAGCTAAGTGTGGATCTTCTGCATTAGATTTTACAGAAGTGAAAGGTGAAATAAAACAATCTGAAAACTTATGTAAGACATTAGAATGTGGGCAGTCCAAATCTCAAAACTTTAGACTGTTTGAATCTCTAGAGACTGAAGTCAGAGTTAATCCAGAAGATTGTGGAGGGGAAATCAGTGAGTTGTTAGCAAGAGGGGATACAATTGAATCTATCTTAAGAGAAAGTAATCCTATTTCTCAGGAACAGTGTGCAAAACCTCTGACTCAGCTCTTGATAACTGAAGATTTTAAATGTGatgaaataaaagggaaattaaataaacaaagcaaGGAATTGGTGACTGAGACTTGCTTCAGTTCACTGAAGCAGGAAAagaatgttttaaagaaaaatgatatTTTGGAGATCATTTGCCATCCTACTTCAGAAATGGAATATAGAAGTGGCTTGGCTTTTTCTACTCAAAAGGCCTTGGAGAAGTGCTGTACAAATAATGAGGAAACCAATTCTCCTGTGCAAGTGGGAATTGGCTTGGAATCCACAAGATCTCCGGATCTAAATTTCAGTCTTCAGAAAGTTGTTAGTTTCCTTGAAACTAACTTAGCAGGAAAGGCTGCTTTTTCCTGTACTTGGGAAAACAAGGGACATACAGATTCCATTATGAGTAGTATATTTAACTGTTCTTCAGATAACTTAGAAGAGGGTGCTGAGATTCTGTCTACTGAACAATTCAACATGGGCAAAGACCCAGGTTGCCCTGAGAGAGAATATGTACacaaaaatgaagagaaaacttCAGATAAGGAGCAGTCAGTAGATAAAGAACCTCAAGCATCTGTTAAATCTCAGATCATATATGCAAACCCTTATAAGAAGAATGCTTTTCTCCAAAAGTTTGATTGTCAAGAATCGGGATGCAGGACTTCTACGTGGAAGGTTAGAACAGGTCCTTCTAGAATTTATTCACTAACAGGTGGGAGAGAAAGTAAAGAACTGAACAGTTTTGTGGGTTCTGGGAAAAATGCCATAATAAATTGTAAAAGTGATTTTGATatgccagagcagagcaatgaCTCTGAAGAAAAGGACTGTTCTATACAAAAAGTTAAGTACATGAAGTGTTCTGAATGTGTTCCAATGTTTAGAAACAAACTGAGAGCTTCCAGCAGAATTGCATTGGGTGCTCTGGAAACCGGTGCAATTGTTGATGCTGATTACCAAGTACGTGAACTTCATTCAATGATGCACCCAGGAAGTACTTTCACAGTTAGTCACCTAAAAGCAGACACTGTCGTGGGTATGAATTCACAGTGTGAACCAAATAACTCTGGAGATAGTGCAAATGAGTGGTCAAGTGTGACTGGGGAGAGTTGTCCTGAAGACTCAGCCTCTTGGAAAACGGAATGTATATTAGTAACCTCTGAAAATACTGAGAGTGCTAATGAACTCATGCAGTCTAACATAGCTGGATGCATTAGTCACAATGAGGAAAGTCTATTAAAATCTGGAACATCAAAAGAAAGCCTTGTGACGCCAAATGCTTCAAAAAATAGGTTGCCACTATGCAAGATGTTAAACAGATTCTCAGAAAATTGCAGGCTGACTGTAAAAACCAGTAAATTAAATGCAAGAATGCTAGCACTTGGCAATTTCTTAGAAGAAAATGATTTTGCTAAACTTCAGTCAAATGGGAAACAAGGTTTATTACACAGTGTTGATACGGGGGTCTCAGTGTTTGaagaatataataataataatcaaacTGCTTACAATACAGGAGAAAGCAGCACTGATGTTATCATAGATAGTGgtacaaaaaaaattttactCAATTATCTTCCAAGTCCAGCCCTCTCTGATGTAAGGTGCAGTTGTCAAACAGTTGGTCAGCTTTCTGAACCACAAAAGACAGTATTAGAGAAGTTACATATGGTGGAATCAGAGTCTTCTGCTCTCAAGAAGAGCAATAAGTGGAAGTGTAAAGAGCAAGAACCATCTGAAATCTTGACTGTTTCTGCCAAAACAACTGCCCAAGTAATGCATACCAAGCTATCAAAGAAACTGTTTCaaggtaaaagaaaaacaaagactcTTAAAGTTACCCAGCCAGTTCTTGCAAATGCTAATACTTCTGTGGCAAAAAAATGCTCATCTGAGATGATAAATAAAATCAGGGAAGAGATAGGTCCTCCTCTGCCCCCCTTGCTACTGCCTCTGATTGCTACTCCTCCAAAAACTGCCTGTACTGTGTCCCCGGTAATGTCTTCTACAGGTCaattctctctgctttcccctCTTGATGATCTGATATCCCCACTATGCAAAACTCCTGTTCTTCCTCTCATGTCCCCATTAACAGATACTCCAGCAGTAAAAtctgctattttattttctcctccctcACCCTCAGAAATGGCAGTAGGTAGAAGGATTTGCTCCTCACCTTTGAAATTTTGTACTTCCATTCCAAAGCATGCACTTCCCATTCCAGGAAGATTTCCTCTCTTTGCAGCAGTTAGTGCTGGTCCAGGTGCCCTTCAGGAGAACTCTGTGAAAATATTGGACACTATGTATCCAGAGCTGTCTGCAAGGGCAAGGACACTAAACATTCTGAAAGGCAATATTCAGCCTAACCGATGTACTTCTTCAGACAGCCAAAGTTTTCCAGGACCTGTGCCTCAAGTAGGTGGATTCAAAGCAATTGCATCTACATCAACTGCTTTTGTTAAAGCTGGGAGCAATTTGAAATCTGATAGTGGCAAAGATGTGCAAAATCAGCAATTCTTTTCAAATCATCTTGGAAAAAGGACGCTACTGCAGGTATCTATGCCAAGAAGTGCCAAAAGACTGAGGCTGGAGAGTGAACCACCAAGGATGGAGCCCAGTGATGTTACTGCTGTCAGAAATACTAAAAATACCATCTCTGAAATGCAGGAGGCTTTCCATGGTATAAGCTATGAAATCAGTGATTCATCACAGTGTTCCAATTTAGAAGAATCACTACCAGTAAAGAAGGATTCTGAGTGCCAGAAAGTTTCTTTGGCATTAGAGAAAGTTGCTGAATCCTGTTTTGACTTGTTACCAGTTATCAAAGGTCATGTGTATGTTGGTAATATCTCAAAGATTCCAGTAATGAGAGATGAAGAGAGAGAAGTTGTCTATGAATTTGGTATTAAAAACAAG CATTTAGCAGAGTCCTTGCTGTGCGTTATTCTCAATAAGCTGAAGGCTCAGAAGAATGCCCCAAATTATAATTTCAGTCAGGCTTTGTGTCGACTCTATGCAGGAATTTGTCGACAGTTGGGAGATTTGGAAAGAGCCCGCCTTTTCTGCTATAGTCTACTTAAAGAAG actATCCAGACTcagaaaaattgattttatttgtcACAAATGTATGGTCTGACATATTTGTCTTCCAAGGTGCAATTAACAAAGCTATGCAATTAGTTATCAGGAAGAGTGCAAGCAATGAGATGCTGGCCTGTCTAAGTGCTTATCTCAACTGGGAAAAG AGTTCATCTTTAGATGCTGGTATTATGGTCTCAAACCTGCTTTTAGAAATGCAGTCATGTACAAAAGTAGAATTTCACCTGAGTGAGCAGTATGGAGAAGATCTCAGTGAAGATGCTTGGCAGTATATATTTGCTGTTGATTTACTCTGCTCTCATATGAAGTGGGATTGGACACATGATAACGTTATAAG caaAGTGCTTTGGCCTTCTATGGATAACTGGataaagaagagaaaggggCATGAAATTGCTCAATCAATTCGTGATAGTGTTATAGCATTGACACTCAGGCTAATTG gtcGATTAGGACAAATAGGTTTGAAGGAAGGCTATCTTGCTGCAGTGAAGAATATTAGTTCAGTAATTGGACTGTTTGTACAGCATGCAAAAGAGGAAG CTATTCCTTGGGGTGTGCAGCTGGCAGCCGTATATTCACTATGTGACTTGGGTTCAAGCAATCCAGAAGGTATTGTTGAGGCCATCCATACCTGGAGAGCAAAAGTTCATGACAACATCCCTTCTGCTATCACAGATGGCATAGCTGAAATCACCTCTCTGTGTGAAATGGAGCTAAACTAG